From the genome of Aspergillus chevalieri M1 DNA, chromosome 8, nearly complete sequence, one region includes:
- a CDS encoding uncharacterized protein (COG:S;~EggNog:ENOG410PH5C;~InterPro:IPR007828;~go_component: GO:0005737 - cytoplasm [Evidence IEA];~go_function: GO:0005506 - iron ion binding [Evidence IEA];~go_function: GO:0050113 - inositol oxygenase activity [Evidence IEA];~go_process: GO:0019310 - inositol catabolic process [Evidence IEA];~go_process: GO:0055114 - oxidation-reduction process [Evidence IEA]), whose protein sequence is MAAAVLLQRPASIETISDNIDAVNTLRGNTQSNDTLYNQPKFDKNKGKTNFPQFEDGYEGVKAFYAKQHNLQTVAYNLKAPNDFKNKTRAYTNVWNAMEKLSTFIDECDPDTWESQMTHLLQTAEALRADGKP, encoded by the coding sequence atggctgctgctgttctCCTCCAACGTCCGGCCAGCATCGAGACGATCTCGGACAACATTGACGCGGTGAACACGCTCAGAGGCAACACTCAAAGCAATGACACCCTCTACAACCAACCCAAGTTCGATAAAAACAAAGGCAAGACCAACTTCCCCCAGTTCGAGGACGGTTACGAAGGCGTCAAGGCCTTCTACGCCAAACAACATAACCTTCAAACCGTGGCATACAACCTCAAGGCCCCCAATGACTTCAAGAACAAGACCCGCGCTTACACGAACGTCTGGAACGCTATGGAGAAACTAAGCACATTCATCGACGAATGTGATCCCGACACCTGGGAGTCCCAGATGACCCACCTGCTCCAGACCGCCGAAGCCCTCCGTGCCGATGGAAAGCCTTGA
- a CDS encoding uncharacterized protein (COG:M;~EggNog:ENOG410Q4IV;~InterPro:IPR002110,IPR027417,IPR036770,IPR020683, IPR031359;~PFAM:PF13857,PF12796,PF00023,PF13606,PF13637, PF17100;~go_function: GO:0005515 - protein binding [Evidence IEA]), whose protein sequence is MPVSCFGNGFIQSLRRRLRKKSPDKTDENPSEDCLPSPEMSLVTQAAPQELEDLWMGAEWRLKQNETTKNILTASAEILQIHFGLNVQTEGITGRELCGFLDTKNRELEENKWVVHFGGHKIKVEQQLTRAFQNVLMVKDVFTTAASASPPAAIACAGVTVGLLFVVQAFEQHECLLQGIELTSALIPRLHVMKDSYAHSDEGSNVQLKEKFKENLLSLYSKILEFQARALCYLYKHTISRAFRNMFKQDAWDDLLKDIKRLEDSAKSFTSLIHNADTKQRLDEIQASVDQFQIWKFTSTRDERMKKFFKQLYTCPYRDRKDRNDKRVPGTCNWFTSHDRFHNWEQSDHSSLLWVSADPGCGKSVLAKYLVDELLPNSTRTVCYFFFKDDFSDQKSASNAFAAILRQLFMVQPHLLSDSVMDKLDTDGDKLIGSFSDLWNILMTVATGENVCEIICVLDALDECQADDRMQLIEAVREFYLADAKRHNLKFLITSRPYDHIRRGFHKLEAQLPTIHLSGEGEVEVQKISREIDLVIEQRVRDISAPRNLKPDQLESLRRELMSKSKSQRTYLWVSLTLNVIENMTEFTNGEIRKVIHHVPQNVNEAYNKILNRGPNREKAKRLLHIITAARRPLSLKEVSVALAFSAGAHHSIEDICDHIETDDQRIQATIRDLCGLFLVVVDSNVYLLHQTAKEFLVRNNSAEPISSQIEGWEHSLLPEMSHQILAEACTLYLVQENIREGPTCTFLDYAAQNWVSHFRAASIQSKDPVMKRGLILCEPESRIYETWSYKNKTIRWGPAQNASSLIIASYLGLAAVVHQLLEVGKVDVDSEDSDGRTPLSYAAEIGHEAVVKLLLSTGKVDVDLRDFNGRTPLSYAAEIGHEAFRLSSTAQNGQEAVVKLLLSTGKVDVDSEDSDGRTPLSYAAQNGHEAVVKLLPDTGKVDVDSKDSDGQTPLSYAARNGHEVVVKLLLDTGKVDVDSKDSDGRTPLSYAAEIGHKVVMKLLLSTGKVDVDSKDSNGLTPLSYAAQNGHEAFWLSSTARNGHEAVVKLLLDTGKVDVDSKDSNGRTPLSYAARNGHEAVAKLLLDTGKVDMNSKDSDGRTPLSYAARNGNEAFWLSSAARNGHETVVKLLLDMGKVDVDSKDSDIRTPLSYAAQNGHEAVVKLLLDTGKVDVDLRDFNGRTPLSYAAEIGHQAFWLSSAARNGHETVAKLLLDTGKVDMNSKDSDGRTPLSYAARNGNEAFWLSSAARNGHEAVVKLLLDTGKVDVDSKDSNGRTPLSYAARNGHEAVAKLLLSTGKVDVDSKDSDGRTPLSYAARNGHEAVVKLLLDTRKVDVDSKDSDGRTPLSYAAWNGHEAVAKLLLDTGKVDMNSKDSDGRTPLSYAARNGNEAFWLSSTARNGHEAVVKLLLDTGKVDVDSKDSNGRTPLSYAARNGHEAVAKLLLDTGKVDMNSKDSDGRTPLSYAARNGNEAFWLSSAAWNGHETVVKLLLSTGKVDVDSEDSDGRTPLSYAAQNGHEAVVKLLLDTGKVDVDSKDSDGRTPLSYTAWNGHEAFWLSSTAGNGQEAVVKLLLDTEEVDVDSKDSNGRTPLSYAAEIGHKVVMKLLLSTGKVDVDSKDADGRTPLSYAARYKRGSLMKGKKLSLFSSRKLKAFAARNEHEGVVKLLLDTGKVDVNSKDSDGRTPLSYAAGNGSRAIVKLLSDAKERGISVANNQQVNTSTN, encoded by the exons ATGCCTGTCTCTTGCTTTGGAAATGGCTTCATACAGAGCCTCAGGAGGAGACTCCGCAAGAAATCCCCCGACAAGACAGATGAAAATCCATCGGAAGATTGCTTGCCGAGCCCAGAAATGTCTCTCGTCACTCAAGCCGCTCCCCAGGAACTGGAAGATTTATGGATGGGAGCAGAATGGCGGCTCAAGCAGAATGAAACGACGAAAAATATTTTAACAGCATCGGCCGAAATCCTTCAAATTCACTTTGGACTGAATGTTCAGACAGAGGGGATAACCGGCCGGGAACTCTGTGGTTTCCTAGATACTAAGAATCGCGAGCTGGAAGAGAACAAGTGGGTGGTTCATTTTGGCGGTCACAAGATCAAAGTCGAGCAACAACTCACAAGAGCATTCCAAAATGTCTTGATGGTCAAGGATGTGTTTACTACGGCCGCATCTGCAAGCCCGCCAGCTGCAATAGCCTGCGCCGGTGTTACTGTTGGTCTTCTG TTTGTTGTGCAGGCTTTTGAGCAACATGAATGCCTATTACAGGGCATAGAGTTGACCTCTGCCTTGATTCCTCGCCTCCATGTCATGAAAGATTCTTACGCGCATTCCGATGAAGGCTCCAATGTTCAGTTAAAGGAGAAATTCAAGGAAAACCTGCTTTCATTATATTCCAAGATACTGGAATTCCAGGCTCGAGCGCTGTGCTATCTATATAAGCATACCATCTCTCGGGCTTTCAGAAACATGTTCAAGCAGGATGCGTGGGATGATTTGTTGAAGGACATTAAAAGACTTGAGGATTCAGCAAAGAGTTTCACTTCCCTGATACATAATGCGGACACCAAGCAAAGGCTTGATGAGATCCAAGCCTCTGTTGATCAGTTTCAGATATGGAAATTCACGTCAACCCGAGATGAGAGGATGAAAAAGTTCTTCAAACAGCTCTACACCTGCCCTTACCGAGACCGCAAAGACCGGAATGACAAGCGTGTGCCTGGTACATGTAACTGGTTTACCAGCCATGACCGATTCCACAACTGGGAGCAGAGCGATCACTCCAGCCTTCTATGGGTTTCAGCCGATCCAGGGTGTGGAAAATCAGTATTGGCGAAGTACTTGGTTGATGAGTTACTTCCCAACTCTACAAGAACAGTTTGTTACTTCTTTttcaaggacgacttttccGACCAGAAGAGCGCATCAAACGCATTTGCCGCAATCTTACGCCAACTTTTCATGGTGCAGCCGCACTTGCTATCTGATTCTGTCATGGACAAGCTGGACACTGATGGAGACAAGCTTATTGGATCCTTCAGTGACCTATGGAATATCTTGATGACTGTCGCAACTGGTGAGAATGTTTGTGAAATCATCTGTGTCTTGGATGCTTTGGATGAGTGCCAAGCCGATGACCGTATGCAACTCATTGAAGCTGTGAGAGAGTTTTACTTGGCTGACGCCAAGAGGCACAATCTTAAGTTTCTCATCACAAGTAGGCCATATGACCATATTCGCCGCGGTTTCCACAAATTGGAGGCTCAATTGCCCACAATCCATTTAAGCGGTGAAGGCGAAGTTGAGGTCCAGAAAATTTCACGCGAGATAGACTTGGTCATCGAACAGCGGGTTAGGGATATCAGTGCGCCAAGGAATCTAAAGCCTGATCAGCTCGAATCTCTTCGGAGAGAGCTCATGTCTAAATCTAAATCCCAACGCACGTATTTGTGGGTAAGCCTTACGTTGAATGTCATAGAGAACATGACAGAGTTCACGAACGGAGAGATCCGTAAAGTGATTCATCATGTGCCTCAAAATGTCAATGAAGCTTATAATAAAATCCTGAATCGGGGTCCTAACCGCGAAAAGGCTAAGAGACTACTGCACATAATCACTGCAGCAAGGCGACCATTATCTCTTAAGGAAGTTTCTGTGGCTTTAGCTTTTAGTGCAGGGGCCCATCATTCCATCGAGGACATCTGTGATCACATTGAAACAGACGACCAACGAATCCAAGCAACCATCAGAGATCTGTGTGGGCTCTTTCTGGTGGTCGTAGACTCAAATGTCTATTTGCTTCACCAGACCGCAAAGGAGTTCTTAGTGCGGAACAACTCTGCAGAACCCATAAGCTCTCAAATTGAGGGATGGGAACACTCCTTGCTGCCGGAGATGTCTCACCAGATTCTCGCAGAGGCCTGCACATTATACTTGGTCCAAGAGAACATCAGAGAAGGTCCCACGTGCACGTTCCTGGACTACGCAGCACAGAATTGGGTATCTCATTTTCGTGCAGCCAGTATCCAAAGCAAGGATCCGGTAATGAAACGAGGACTCATCCTCTGCGAACCAGAATCAAGGATTTACGAGACATGGTCCTATAAGAATAAAACTATAAGATGGGGCCCTGCGCAGAATGCAAGCTCCCTTATCATTGCATCTTATTTGGGGCTTGCAGCAGTTGTACATCAGCTCCTTGAGGTTGGGAAAGTGGACGTGGATTCAGaggattctgatggtcggaCACCTTTATCATACGCAGCAGAGATTGGACATgaggcagtggtgaagctgctgctcagcactggaaaagtggatgtCGACTTGAGGGATTTTAATGGCCGGACACCTTTGTCATATGCAGCAGAGATTGGACATGAGGCATTTCGGTTATCATCTACAGCACAGAATGGACAAGAGGCAGTGGTGAAGTTGCTGCTCAGcactggaaaagtggatgtggattcagaggattctgatggtcggacacctttatcatatgcagcacagaatggacatgaggcagtagtgaagctgctgcctgacactggaaaagtggatgtggactcgaaggattctgatggtcagacacctttatcatatgcagcacggaatggacatgaggtagtggtgaagctgctgcttgacacGGGAAAAGTGGATGTGGACTCGAAGGATTCTGATGGCCGGACACCATTATCATATGCAGCAGAGATTGGACATAAGGTAGTTATGAAGCTGCTGCTCAGCACTGGAAAAGTAGATGTGGACTCAAAGGATTCTAATGGCCTGACACCTTTATCATACGCAGCACAGAATGGACATGAGGCATTTTGGTTATCATCTACAGCACGGAATGGACATGAGGCAGtagtgaagctgctgcttgacactggaaaagtggatgtgGACTCAAAGGATTCTAATGGTCGGACGCCTTTATCATATGCAGCACGGAATGGACATGAGGCAGTGGcaaagctgctgcttgacactggaaaagtggatATGAACTCAAaggattctgatggtcggaCACCTTTATCATATGCAGCACGGAATGGAAATGAGGCATTTTGGTTATCATCTGCAGCACGGAATGGACATGAGACagtggtgaagctgctgcttgacaTGGGAAAAGTGGATGTTGACTCAAAGGATTCTGATATTCGGACACCTTTATCATATGCAGCACAGAATGGACATGAGGCAGTGGTGAAACTGCTGCTTGAcactggaaaagtggatgtgGACTTGAGGGATTTTAATGGCCGGACACCTTTGTCATATGCAGCAGAGATTGGACATCAGGCATTTTGGTTATCATCTGCAGCACGGAATGGACATGAGACAGTGGcaaagctgctgcttgacactggaaaagtggatATGAACTCAAaggattctgatggtcggaCACCTTTATCATATGCAGCACGGAATGGAAATGAGGCATTTTGGTTATCATCTGCAGCACGGAATGGACATGAGGCAGtagtgaagctgctgcttgacactggaaaagtggatgtgGACTCAAAGGATTCTAATGGTCGGACGCCTTTATCATATGCAGCACGGAATGGACATGAGGCAGTGGCGAAGCTGCTGCTCAGcactggaaaagtggatgtggactcgaaggattctgatggtcggacacctttatcatatgcagcacggaatggacatgaggcagtggtgaagctgctgcttgacaccagaaaagtggatgtggactcgaaggattctgatggtcggacacctttatcatatgcagcatggaatggacatgaggcagtggcaaagctgctgcttgacactggaaaagtggatATGAACTCAAaggattctgatggtcggaCACCTTTATCATATGCAGCACGGAATGGAAATGAGGCATTTTGGTTATCATCTACAGCACGGAATGGACATGAGGCAGtagtgaagctgctgcttgacactggaaaagtggatgtgGACTCAAAGGATTCTAATGGTCGGACGCCTTTATCATATGCAGCACGGAATGGACATGAGGCAGTGGcaaagctgctgcttgacactggaaaagtggatATGAACTCAAaggattctgatggtcggaCACCTTTATCATATGCAGCACGGAATGGAAATGAGGCATTTTGGTTATCATCTGCAGCATGGAATGGACATGAGACAGTGGTGAAGTTGCTGCTCAGcactggaaaagtggatgtggattcagaggattctgatggtcggacacctttatcatatgcagcacagaatggacatgaggcagtagtgaagctgctgcttgacactggaaaagtggatgtggactcgaaggattctgatggtcggaCACCTTTATCATACACAGCATGGAATGGACATGAGGCATTTTGGTTATCATCTACAGCAGGGAATGGACAAgaggcagtggtgaagctgctgcttgacacTGAAGAAGTGGATGTGGACTCAAAGGATTCTAATGGCCGGACACCATTATCATATGCAGCAGAGATTGGACATAAGGTAGTTATGAAGCTGCTGCTCAGcactggaaaagtggatgtgGACTCAAAGGATGCCGATGGTCGGACACCTTTATCATATGCAGCAAGGTATAAACGTGGTTCACTgatgaaggggaagaagctATCTTTGTTTTCTAGCCGGAAACTCAAAGCATTTGCAGCACGGAATGAACATGAGGGAGTTGtcaagctgctgcttgacactggaaaagtggatgtAAACTCGAaggattctgatggtcggaCACCTTTATCATATGCGGCAGGGAATGGATCTAGGGCAATAGTGAAGCTTCTCTCTGATGCTAAGGAAAGGGGCATCTCAGTGGCGAATAACCAACAAGTCAATACCAGTACAAATTAG
- a CDS encoding uncharacterized protein (COG:M;~EggNog:ENOG410PKIB;~InterPro:IPR000845,IPR035994,IPR007111;~PFAM:PF01048,PF05729;~go_function: GO:0003824 - catalytic activity [Evidence IEA];~go_process: GO:0009116 - nucleoside metabolic process [Evidence IEA]), with protein MPDPKEYTVGWICAKSTEHVAAQAFLDEKHEGPEYVSPNDNNDYTLGKIGKHNVVIAVFPDGEYGISSATSVAKDMLHSFPNVRIGLMVGVGGGAPSPKHDIRLGDIVVSAPRDGKGGVFQYDFGKTIQHQNFRPTGFLNQAPVALRAAVNGLKSQYESEGHQLEEAINGILEKKPRLRKKYKRPDPGSDKLYRSGFVHTLDNEASCAVVCGDDPSDLILRHERTEGEDNPAIHYGLIASANQLMKDASIRDRLAAEKDVLCFEMEAAGLMNHFPCLVIRGICNYADSHKNKDWEGYAAMTAAAYAKDLLYRIAPNRVEAEKRITEILPVVLDTVSRAGANVEAMSSRLTRKEDLEILNWLARTDYGLRQSDYIKRRQAGTGQWLLESAEYQDWLNSDKHTLFCPGIPGAGKTILTAVVINDLTMRRFSNQTIGLAYIYCNFRWKDEQKAEDLLASILKQLARCQSSLPESVKKLYKQHENRRTRPSLDELSRTLQFVAAAYSRVFFVVDALDECQASDDCREVFLSQLFDLQKKCLVNIFATARPIPEITEKFNGTTLEIRAHESDMRRYLEGRIS; from the exons ATGCCTGACCCTAAGGAATACACCGTCGGCTGGATCTGCGCCAAAAGTACGGAGCACGTTGCCGCGCAGGCTTTTCTTGACGAGAAGCATGAAGGACCAGAATATGTGTCACCTAATGACAATAATGATTACACCTTAGGCAAGATTGGAAAACATAATGTCGTCATTGCCGTCTTTCCCGACGGGGAGTACGGTATATCTTCCGCAACAAGCGTCGCAAAAGATATGCTGCACAGCTTTCCTAACGTCAGAATCGGTCTGATGGTCGGCGTCGGCGGCGGTGCACCAAGTCCAAAGCATGACATCCGTCTGGGAGATATTGTGGTCAGCGCTCCTCGCGATGGGAAGGGTGGCGTGTTTCAGTATGACTTTGGCAAAACCATACAACATCAGAACTTTCGACCAACAGGATTCCTGAACCAGGCACCAGTAGCCTTGCGGGCGGCGGTGAATGGCCTCAAAAGCCAGTATGAGAGCGAAGGGCATCAGCTTGAGGAAGCTATCAACGGTATTCTAGAGAAGAAACCAAGACTGCGGAAGAAGTACAAGCGGCCGGACCCAGGTAGCGATAAGCTATATCGAAGCGGATTCGTCCACACTCTGGACAACGAAGCAAGTTGTGCAGTAGTCTGTGGAGATGATCCATCAGACTTGATATTGCGGCACGAACGGACGGAGGGCGAGGATAATCCGGCAATTCACTATGGCCTGATTGCTTCGGCAAACCAGTTGATGAAGGACGCTTCGATTCGGGATAGACTTGCTGCGGAGAAGGACGTTCTGTGCTTTGAGATGGAAGCGGCGGGGCTGATGAACCACTTTCCCTGTCTGGTGATTCGCGGTATATGCAACTACGCGGACTCCCATAAGAATAAGGACTGGGAAGGGTATGCCGCCATGACGGCGGCTGCATATGCGAAAGATCTCCTTTATCGAATTGCCCCGAACAGGGTTGAAGCTGAGAAGAGGATCACTGAAATTCTTCCTGTTG TCCTAGACACTGTATCCAGAGCAGGAGCAAACGTTGAAGCGATGAGTTCAAGGTTGACTAGAAAAGAAGACCTTGAGATACTGAACTGGCTGGCTCGAACGGACTATGGCCTTCGGCAGAGTGACTATATCAAGAGGCGGCAGGCAGGAACTGGCCAATGGCTTCTGGAATCCGCCGAATACCAGGACTGGCTAAATTCTGACAAGCATACGCTTTTCTGTCCAGGCATTCCTGGAGCTGGGAAGACGATTCTTACCGCGGTCGTGATTAACGACCTCACGATGCGTCGCTTTAGTAACCAAACCATTGGTCTTGCATACATCTACTGCAATTTCCGGTGGAAAGACGAGCAGAAGGCTGAAGACTTACTAGCGAGTATACTCAAACAACTAGCCCGGTGTCAATCTTCTCTACCGGAAAGCGTGAAAAAACTTTACAAACAACATGAGAATAGACGGACACGGCCGTCACTAGACGAATTGTCGAGAACTCTCCAATTTGTAGCGGCAGCATATTCAAGAGTCTTCTTTGTCGTCGACGCACTTGACGAATGCCAGGCATCGGATGACTGCCGAGAGGTGTTTTTGTCCCAGCTTTTTGACCTTCAGAAGAAGTGCCTAGTAAACATCTTTGCCACCGCTAGGCCAATACCAGAAATTACCGAGAAATTCAACGGTACCACCTTAGAGATTCGTGCTCATGAAAGTGATATGCGAAGATATTTGGAAGGCCGCATTTCATAA
- a CDS encoding putative zinc metallopeptidase (COG:E;~EggNog:ENOG410PISA;~InterPro:IPR002933,IPR011650,IPR017439,IPR036264;~MEROPS:MER0002007;~PFAM:PF01546,PF07687;~go_function: GO:0016787 - hydrolase activity [Evidence IEA]) gives MKTFEGFYRNLHSFPELSGQEERTSTTAAEYLNSLDFEVHTHIGGYGVAGIFRNGDGPTVLLRADMDALPMEEETGVPYASTRVMKDRNGVERPVAHACGHDFHVTALVAAASLLHSAKSEWSGTLVCVFQPSEEELNGAKGMIEDGLYEKVPKPDVVLAQHVLKMRAGTVSVKSGRLLTAADAFDVRIYGRGGHGSAPHTTVDPILIGASIVMRLQGIVSREVAPGETAVVSCGSIQSGHASNIIPSVLDLKLNVRTYDENVRKNVIASIKRIIEAECHAGRAVKDARVECSTSSPATINDDEMVEQLKGTFGSYFKENMVEPEPATASEDFSLLATAVGAPYVMWTFGGIDEKKWDEAEANETLSELPGNHSPYFAPALQPTLRTGVDAMAIGALTFLKRKT, from the coding sequence ATGAAAACGTTCGAAGGCTTTTACCGCAACCTCCACAGCTTCCCGGAACTCTCCGGCCAGGAAGAACGCACCTCCACCACTGCCGCCGAATACCTCAACAGCCTCGACTTCGAAGTCCACACGCACATCGGCGGATACGGTGTCGCTGGAATATTCCGGAACGGCGATGGACCCACGGTGCTTCTGCGCGCGGATATGGACGCCCTACCTATGGAGGAGGAGACGGGCGTGCCGTATGCGAGTACTCGCGTGATGAAGGATCGGAACGGCGTTGAGCGGCCCGTTGCGCATGCATGTGGGCATGATTTCCATGTTACGGCGCTTGTGGCTGCGGCGTCGTTGTTGCATTCTGCGAAGAGCGAGTGGTCGGGCACGTTGGTGTGCGTGTTCCAGCCGTCGGAGGAGGAGTTGAATGGGGCCAAGGGGATGATTGAGGATGGGCTCTATGAGAAGGTTCCCAAGCCAGATGTTGTGCTTGCGCAGCATGTGCTTAAGATGAGGGCGGGCACTGTAAGTGTGAAGTCGGGACGGTTGTTGACTGCAGCGGACGCGTTTGATGTGAGGATTTATGGGCGTGGTGGGCATGGCTCGGCGCCGCATACGACCGTTGATCCGATTCTTATTGGGGCTTCGATTGTTATGCGGTTGCAGGGGATTGTCAGCCGGGAGGTGGCGCCTGGGGAGACGGCGGTTGTTAGCTGTGGGAGTATTCAATCAGGACATGCGTCGAATATCATTCCCAGTGTGCTGGATTTGAAGCTGAATGTTCGGACGTACGATGAGAATGTACGGAAAAACGTCATCGCGTCGATCAAGAGGATCATCGAGGCTGAGTGTCATGCCGGACGAGCGGTTAAGGACGCGCGTGTTGAATGTTCTACTTCGTCGCCTGCTACGATCAACGATGATGAGatggttgagcagctcaagGGGACGTTTGGGAGTTATTTCAAGGAGAATATGGTTGAGCCAGAGCCTGCTACAGCCAGTGAGGACTTCAGTCTTCTTGCGACAGCTGTTGGCGCTCCATATGTCATGTGGACGTTTGGTGGCATTGATGAGAAGAAGTGGGACGAGGCCGAGGCGAATGAGACTTTGAGCGAGTTGCCTGGTAACCATTCGCCATATTTTGCTCCGGCGCTCCAGCCGACGCTGCGTACGGGAGTAGACGCGATGGCGATTGGTGCTTTAACATTTTTGAAGCGTAAGACTTAA
- a CDS encoding NAD(P)-dependent alcohol dehydrogenase (COG:Q;~EggNog:ENOG410PJ7N;~InterPro:IPR036291,IPR020843,IPR011032;~PFAM:PF13602,PF00107;~go_function: GO:0016491 - oxidoreductase activity [Evidence IEA]): MTGPSTMKAWLYTSTTGGLEKNLTLNPSARTPVPAPSQLLIQVLSASINPADYKVPEMPIVPRVLVSTPASPGMDFAGRIVSTGAEVSEFEAGQLVYGTTGIPTQFGSLGEYMVVGKDNVAALPEDVEPDQASTVGVAAQTAYQSLVPYVSKGDRVFINGGSGGCGIFAIQFAKVVGCHVTTTCSSRNVQFCKDLGADEVIDYTAENVVGVLKGQGQVYEHVIDHIGLPENLYSESDSFLRPGKAFVQVGAVSLSIFVNRLVWPGFLGGGKRKYVIFMMKHKKEDITQIGQWMQQGNVRAVIDSTYEFEDAVKAFEKLRTQRSKGKIIIHVSE; encoded by the coding sequence ATGACAGGACCCTCCACAATGAAAGCGTGGCTCTACACCAGCACCACAGGCGGCCTCGAGAAAAACCTCACCCTCAACCCCTCTGCCCGCACCCCAGTCCCAGCACCCTCACAACTCCTCATCCAAGTCCTCTCCGCTTCCATCAACCCAGCCGACTACAAGGTCCCAGAAATGCCAATCGTGCCCCGCGTTCTGGTATCCACGCCTGCTTCTCCGGGGATGGATTTTGCAGGGCGCATAGTTTCTACCGGTGCGGAGGTCAGTGAATTCGAAGCTGGGCAGTTGGTGTATGGGACGACGGGTATACCGACGCAGTTCGGGTCTTTGGGGGAGTATATGGTTGTTGGGAAGGATAATGTCGCTGCGCTGCCGGAAGATGTGGAGCCTGATCAAGCGTCTACGGTGGGAGTTGCAGCACAGACGGCATATCAGTCTCTCGTGCCGTATGTTTCGAAGGGGGATAGGGTGTTTATCAACGGTGGTTCTGGGGGATGCGGAATTTTCGCGATTCAATTTGCCAAGGTCGTTGGATGTCATGTTACTACGACCTGCTCGTCGCGGAATGTGCAATTTTGTAAGGACTTGGGGGCGGATGAGGTTATCGACTACACAGCGGAAAATGTCGTGGGTGTTCTGAAGGGACAGGGCCAAGTGTACGAGCATGTCATTGACCATATTGGTCTCCCCGAGAATCTCTATAGCGAGAGTGACTCGTTTCTACGACCTGGAAAGGCGTTTGTGCAGGTTGGTGCAGTGTCACTCTCCATCTTTGTCAACAGGCTGGTTTGGCCTGGTTTCTTGGGCGGAGGGAAGCGGAAGTATGTCATCTTCATGATGAAGCATAAGAAGGAGGATATCACCCAGATTGGACAGTGGATGCAACAAGGAAATGTCAGAGCTGTGATTGACAGCACTTATGAATTTGAGGATGCAGTCAAAGCATTCGAGAAGCTTCGTACCCAACGGTCCAAGGGGAAGATCATCATTCATGTTTCTGAATAA